The sequence below is a genomic window from Mycobacterium sp. Aquia_216.
TCGCCTGCAGTCTCTGAGGAACTCTGCCAACCGCCCGGAAGGGTAGGCGTGGTCGGGGTACTAAAACTGCTGGCCGGACGAACAAAACTGCTCGACAGCGCAGTGGAGCCGCTCAGCAGCCCACCCCCGCCACCACCGGCGGCGCCCATTCCGCCCATCGAGGCGCCCGCGGCGGCCGCTTCGGGACCCAACCCCCCGGCCGCTGCCCCGTTAAGACCATTCATCGAAGACAGCGGGCCCAACATCCCCGAGAACAGCTGCGGTGCTTGCCCCAGCATCGATGGCAGCTGCTGACCCGCCGATGTGAACTGGCCGAACGTCGAGCCCAGCTGGCCAAACAGGCCACCAGCCTGGCCGGCCATCGACGACATGATGGACGTCGGTTGTGACTGCCCGTCCGCAGCGGTGCTCATCGTCTTCGCGCCGGCCTGAAACGCGCTCTGCCCTCCGGTTTGGCCGACGTCCTGGGCAACCCCCAGCGCAGGACCCAGCGGATCGGAGGCCATCGGCGAGAACGGAGGCGGCGCAGAAATTGCTCCGAGAGCCGTAGTCACCACAGCCCCGTACTGGGTGCGGCTGGTCGCGTTGGTCACCCAAAAGTCAACATACTGTGCATCGAGGACATTAATTGCGGGCGTGTTCTGGCCGAAGGCGTTCGTGCCGACCAAACCCGCTTGAGTGACACGGTTGGTCACACAGACCGGGGAGGGAATCATCTGCTCGACCGCGGCGGTGTGGGCGGCAGCAACCTCGGCGGCTTGAATCTGACCGACACGGATCCAGGCCGACGCCGCGGTCAGGACCTCCATGAATTCCGCGGCCGACATTTGCATCGCTTCCCCGCCCGGGCCCTGCCACCCCACCATGGCTGTGGTCGAGGTGGTCAACCCCATCGCGGTCAGCTCAGCGATAAGCATGTCGGCCACCGATTCGTAGCCAGCCACCGCCTCCACAAGGCTTGCCGCGAGATCCCCGGCGATCATGAGGGTGTGATTGATCTCCGGCGTCACAGCACCGGCATCAGCGAACGCGGTCATCCCGCCCTGCCTCCCGGGTCGGGCTAGATGACGAGCGTCGCCTCATTCACCGCGTCCATGGCGGTGTAGGCCACGCCGCTGCTAGCGATGGTCTGTGCGAACAGTGAACGCACAAGGGTCAACTGCGTGAGCATCGCGTCAGTGGCGGCGCCGTGCGCGGCGAAACCGGCGGCCGCGGCGGCTGAGGCGTCCTCAGCCCCCGGCGGCAGCACCGCCGTCACCGGGCCAGCCGCACCGGCCATCGTGCCGCCCATTGTTGCGGCCCCGCTCTCTTCTGCGGCTGAAGCGCCCGCAAGCACCGGAGCTGCGATCAACAGTGGACTCGTCATAATTTCCGCCTCCCCAAAAGCAACTCGCCCGTGGTATCCAGCTTACGGCCGCCGCGGACAACGTCAGACTTTAAATCGTACCGCCCACAGGTGACACCCGCCTGCGATCGCTGATATGCGGATACCCATTTCTGACCCGCATCATCCCCACTCAGCGTCGCTTACCTACAAACGGCGGATCAGACCATCCCACCAGCACATTGTCGACCCCCGTGCGCCGGGCCAGCCGACCCTTACCTTCGCGCTGCGGCTCGGCGTAGACCCCAGGAACAATCACCCCATGCGCGCGCAGCCCGTTCATCACCAGCACAGGTGGTCCCATGTTCATCATCTTGCCCAATACGCCCTGCCCAGATTGCGAGTGATAGCTGAATTGCGCGATGTCAGCAGTAGCCACGATGTGCAGCCCCAAATCCTCAGCCTCCGCGACATATTGCGCGAGCGGCATCAATGGACTGCTGGCACCCGGCCATGCCGTGATCCCATCAATGACCACAAACAATTCGCGGCCTTCCCAGAACCGTTTCGTCGCCAAATCCTCAGGCGGAGTACCCGGCGGTGGTCTGCGCGTTTCCAACAACGCGGCTAGCTCCTTGACGATTTCGGCGATATGCGTTGGATTTTGCGCGTAAGACGACAACCACTGTGCCGGCGGAACCACGCCGATATTGGCGCGGCGGTGCTCCAACAAAATAATCGTCGCGTCCTCGGGGCGATACGAGCCCATGATGCCCAGCATGATCGCTCGCAGCCACGTGCTGAGACCGCACTCGGCCAGTCCCGTCGCCACCGCGTGAGGGTGCTCGAAGAAATCGATCGTCGCCGGCACAAGCGGTGCGCCCGGCAGGTTCGATTCGGCAAGACCGAACGGCACCACCCGGGCCGGCAGCGGCTCGGTGATCCCGGCGAACACATCGGCAAGAAGAACCTTCTCGGGCAACCGCGCCACGGCCGCGGCTTTCGTGACGCCGGCCACGCGCCGCACCACCGCGCTGAGCTCATCTCCCTCAACACGCCGTGCCGGCATCTCCGGTTCCCCGGTCTCGCTTGGTGGATGCGCCAATGCCGGCCAGCCCACCATCATGTGGTGCCCATCGGGGGTCAGACCGCGGCCCGGCTTGTCGGGAACCTCGCGCGCGGGGTTGCGTTCCGGGTCGGCCCGGTCACGTTTGACGGTGGTGTCGTGCTCTTGGACCAACTTCAGCTCAAGCGTCACACCCGTCTCGGTCTTCACGCTCGTGGAAATCCCCGACAGCGTGCTGGTGTGTGTATAAACCACCCGCACGCCGTAGTTGCGTGCACGCATCAGCGCTGCGACGCGCGGCGCCAGATTCGCGTAGGTTTCGGTGAAGTTCTTCCACCCATCGATGATCAACACGACATCGCCACCGTCGACCGATCTTGCCGCTTGCACGTCGGTCACCGGTGTGGCCTCGGAGTACTGGTCGGCGCCGAATTTGGCAACGCGCACCTGGTCCATGTCGAGGCGCTGCGTGGTGAAGGCCTTATCGCGTTCGTTG
It includes:
- a CDS encoding PE domain-containing protein produces the protein MTSPLLIAAPVLAGASAAEESGAATMGGTMAGAAGPVTAVLPPGAEDASAAAAAGFAAHGAATDAMLTQLTLVRSLFAQTIASSGVAYTAMDAVNEATLVI
- a CDS encoding PPE family protein; the encoded protein is MTAFADAGAVTPEINHTLMIAGDLAASLVEAVAGYESVADMLIAELTAMGLTTSTTAMVGWQGPGGEAMQMSAAEFMEVLTAASAWIRVGQIQAAEVAAAHTAAVEQMIPSPVCVTNRVTQAGLVGTNAFGQNTPAINVLDAQYVDFWVTNATSRTQYGAVVTTALGAISAPPPFSPMASDPLGPALGVAQDVGQTGGQSAFQAGAKTMSTAADGQSQPTSIMSSMAGQAGGLFGQLGSTFGQFTSAGQQLPSMLGQAPQLFSGMLGPLSSMNGLNGAAAGGLGPEAAAAGASMGGMGAAGGGGGGLLSGSTALSSSFVRPASSFSTPTTPTLPGGWQSSSETAGESSPRPAGVGGGGLYGAPGAMGREGASGEQQRPGRVLQVTERSGSSRGERQRV